The following is a genomic window from Mycobacterium parmense.
TGACCACCACGGCGCCGCCCTTGCGCACCGCATTGAGCGCGTCGTTGATCATCGCGCCTTCGAGCAGGCCTGGCGTGAGGATGGCCGAGTCGGCCATGACCCCACGTGTAATCTCGCCAACCAACTGAGTGGCTTCCTCCATCGAGGTGGCGAAATGAGTGGCTCCAAACTGAAACGCTTTGTCCCGCTTGCTCGGCTCGATATCGACTACGACGATTTGCTCCGCTCCCGCCAGCCTGGCGCCCTGGATGGCGCCGCTGCCGATCCCTCCGCAGCCGAGCACGAGTACTACGTCGCCGGGACTGACGTTTGCGGTATTGACTGCCGAACCCCAGCCGGTGGTTACGCCGCAGCCGAGCAGACATGCGCGCGAGAGCGGCACATCGTTGTCGATCTTGACCACTGAGGCTTCCGACAAAACGCCCCATTGCGCGAAACTGCCGACGCCTGAGAGGGCTCCGATGCCCCGACCTCTGGCCCGGCGCCGGAAGGTGCCGTCGGCTTGGACTCCCGCGAGGATGATCGCCCCGTAATCGCAGAGGTTTTGACGACCCGTGGCGCACCAGCGGCAGCGACCGCACGCCGGCAGAAAGGAGGTGACCACGTGGTCTCCCACCGCTATATCGCGCACTCCCGGACCGACCTCGTGGACGACGCCCGCCCCTTCGTGTCCACCGATCAAGGGAAAACTCACCCCTAACATGTCGCCCGTACGGATGTGGTGGTCGGAATGGCAGAGGCCGGTGGCTTCGAACTCGACGAGTAGCTCGCCTTCCTGCGGCGGGTCGAGTTCGATCTCCTCAACGGACCACTTCTCATTCAGCCCCCACAGGACTGCTCCCTTGGTCTTCATGGCGACTCCTTGACAATGTGTATGGCACGCTCGGGGCAGTTGGCGATTGCGTTGAGTGCCCGGTCTTCCCATCCGGGAGGAATATCTTCTACGGTGACGAAGGCGGTCCCTTCGTCGTCGATGTCGAACAGTTCGGGATACGCCGCGTAACAGCGGCTATGGCCCTGACACATTTCCCTCTCGACATCAAGTTTCACGCTGTCTAGTCCAATCCGCCCGGTCTGGTCCCGATGACTCTGTTTTGTGTGAGCGCTGCAATCGATGCTGCGTCGAGGCCGAGTAGGTCGCCGAGGATGTTTGCGCTGTGCTGCCCCAAGGTCGGCGCCGCTGACCGATACCAGGTGTCAACGCTGCGGTACTTGAAGGGAATCGCCGGCACGTGATGTGTTCCCACGATGGGATGGTCGACACATTCGAAAAAGCCTCGCGCGGCCAGCTGAGGGTGCATCGAACCCGCCCTGGCGTCAGCCAAATCCGCAGCCGGAACGCCATGTTGAATGAGTAACTCTGCGGCGGCCGAGGAATCGTGCTGGGCAGCCCATTGCTCGAGGTGCTTATCGATCACATCGTGTGCCCGGACGCGCCCTTCGTGGGTGTCCAGTGCGGGGTCATTCGCCCAATCCGGTTCACACAGAGCCGACTTCAGCAGACGCCATTGCTCGTCCGTTGCGACCGAGATCGCCAGCCACCGCTCGGTCCCCGCGCACGGATAGAGCCCCTGCGGGGCGGCGTCGCGGCTGCGATTTCCCAACCGCGATATCAGGTTCCCGGAGGCGGTGAACTCGACAACCTGCTCGGCGGCCGCGTTGAGGGCGGACTCGACCATCGATACTTCGATGAGTGCCCCCTGGCCGGTCTCGTCGCGGCGTCGGAGTGCGGCGAGCATGACGAATGCGGAATGCATTCCTGCCAGTGGGTCACAGGGACCCCGGGGGATGCGGGGCTGGTCGTATTCGTGGCCGGTCACCCACGCCATCCCGGTCATCTGTTCCATCGTTTGCGCGAAACCCACATTATTGCGCCATGGTCCGTCGAGCCCGAACGCAGGCATGCGGACCATGACGATTCGAGAGTTCTGCTCACTGAGGGCCTCCCACGTGATGGCGAAGTTGTCGAAGACGCGTGGCGAGAAGTTCTCGACCAGAATGTCCGAGCATTTCACGAGGCCCAACAACAACTCTCGCCCTTCGGGCGAGGACAGGTCGAGGGTGAGACCTCGCTTGTTGGCGTTGGTCGCCAGGTACATCCCCGACCGCTCCCACCACTGAGGCTGAGCGGCGAACGCCGCGGCCGCCATCCGTGCGCCGTCAGGGTGGTCCGTCGACTCCAGGTGGATGACCTCAGCGCCGAGTGCCGCGAGGATGTGGGTGGAGGAGGGTCCGGCCCACCACGCTGTCGCGTCGAGAATTCGTATGCCCTCCAGAGGAAGTCGCGGTGCATGGTCGGCGGCGGTCGCAATCCTGCTGTGGGCGGGCACTTCTGTCATCTCGCCGAGCGGGGGAGCGCCGGCGGTGGCGGAGGGTCGTCGGCCATCGATTCGGTAGGGCGCCAACGGGTGGGTGAACCTTCCGTCGAAATACGTCCCCCACACGCCGCGCGCCGCGAACTGGGGGTGGCCCAACACTGTCTGGCCATTGTTGACCGGTGAGACGGGGATCCGCAGATCGGAGGCCAACGCGACAATCTCGTCCGTGCGACGTTGCGTCGTCCACTCTCGCACAATCTGATTCCAATCCTCCCGGCGTTCCCAGCGCGTCGTGGCGAGTGCCCACGCCGGGTCCTCGTCGAGCAGGTCCAGCCGGCCGATCATCGCCAGGAAAGATTCGAATTGTTGGCGGGTATTGGTGTTGAAGCCCACCCACCCGTCCGCGGTCGGTTCGATGGAAGGGATTTCGACCTGCCGGGCCGGCAGGGTCAAAGGGGGACGACCGGCCAGCTCGTGATAGAGGTCGGCGAATCCGCTGGCGCTGAGGTGACACGTTTCCAACAGCGAGCAGTCGACGATTTCGCCTTGGCCGCCGAGTTGGGCCCGACGCAGCGCGCCAAGCGCGCCGACGGCGGCATAACTGGCCATGACCCATTCGAAGACTCGACCACCCGCTTGAATGGGCGGTTGGTCCGGACGGCCACGCAACGCCAGGGTTCCGCTCTCGGCCTGGATCGTGAACTCCGTCGAGGGTCGGTCCCGGTACGGTCCGGTCAACCCGTACGGAGACAACGCCACGATCACCAGGTGTGGCGCACGCCGTAGAAGCGCCTCGCGGTCGAGCGCCTCGGGGCCGAGAGAATCGACGAACACATCGGCGGAAACGATCAATGGCTCGAGAGCGGTCAGCGAAGTGCCAACGATTGAACGCTTGCCGGCGTTCAAGAATTTGAACAGCGCGCCGTCTTCGCTTCGATCGCCGAACGTTCTGCGGCGGAACGGATCCCCGTCGGGGTCCTCTATTTTTATGACCTCCGCTCCGAGGTCGGCGAACAACTTGGTGCAGTACGGACCGGCGATTTCCGTCGCCCACTCGACGACACGAACCCCACGCAGAGCGTTCATCGCTTCGCGACTTTCCGCGTCAAGGTCGTCGGAAGTGAGTTACTCGCGACGATGAGTGCACACACGCCACTTCTGTCCTCACGCTCGTGCCGATCGAGCAGGGTGTCTTGCATCCGCATGGTTGCGGCTTGGCTGGGATCGACGCTAGCGACGGGAAAGCCAGAGTGTCAAGTGCGACTCGATAACCCTGGCCGCGGTGGAGTTCGTCGGTGCTTCTAGTCGGCCGCACGCACCTTCGAGGCCCGCTGAACCCGCCCGCCTCGCTTGGCCGGCGGCTCGGTCGATGTGCTTACGCCTTTGGCGAGGATCTGCGAACCAAGTTCGATCTGCGCGCGGATGTCTGACTCGCCCGTACCGAACCAGCGTGGTCCGAGGCTCGTTGTGAAGATGATGAAATTCGCCAGCAGCTCGGCGAACAGGTCGGCGTCGACGTCGGCGCTGATCTGCCCCGCGGCTTGGTAGTGGCGGACGCCCTCGGCGATAACAGCCGTACGGCGTGCGTGATTGGGTTGCAGCACCCGCAGCGAGAAGTCCGGATCTGATAACGCCCGACCGGAAATGTCCCAACCGGGAACGCCGCTGTCCCGGTCATCGAGCCTTAACCTCGCAAAGAAAAGCTGCTCGACATAGTCCTCGAAGCGCGCAGGCAGGGCCGCCACGACTTGCTCCTCGGCCTCACTGACGAGGTCGGCGATCTGTCGAGAAACGACCTGCTCGAAGATGCCTTGCTTGTCCCCGAAGTAGTGAAACAGCATTGCCTCCGAGCAGTCGGCGCGACGGGCGATCTCCTTCGTCGCCGCGGCCGCGTATCCCGCTTCGGCAAAGACCTCAGCAGCCGCTTCAAGGAGGGCCCGTTGTTTGCCATCCTTGTCGCGAACTCGCCGCCGCGCGCCTGTGGTCATCACACATACTTTAGCGAGCACTCGTCGAATGAGGGAAAGCTCGCACGCGTGCGTCCTTCGCCAACCCGCGGCGTTTCGGCCTCATCCTCCGTGTTCGCGTGCAAGCCGGCGCGTTGAACGAGGGTGGACCCATGATGTTATCGAGTGCGACTTGACTCCACGTAGCCGACGATTTACTGTGCTGCCAAAGGAAATTTCGGCGTGTGCGAGAAATCCGAGGGCCGGCGCAGATGGCGCGCTGACCGCTGGCGTTGTCCCGAGCTCGGCATGGCCGCGTGCGGGCGCGGAAAGGACTACCCATGGTGAGTAAATCACCGGAGGAACACGCCCGGAACCTCGACCTTCGCCACGAGGATTTCAACGATCAAGAATTCCTCTATGAGGTTTATGCGGTGATGCGGGAGAACGGATCGTTCAGTCACCAGGAAGTCCCGTTCCTGGGTCCTACTCCCGGGGGCGCGTGGGTCGCCACCCGCTACGGCGACTGTTACGAGATCCTGCGTGACTGGCGCAGCTTCTCCAGCAAGCCACTGGGGCTGGGGGGCAACCCGATGTCATTTGGAGACATCGTGATTACCTTGGATCCTCCACGGCAGCAACAGCTTCGCAAAGTTCTCAACCCCTATTTTTCCCCGGGCCGGATGAAGGAGCTGGAGCCCCACGTGCGCGGGGTCACCGATGGGTTGATCGACAACTTCATCGAGTTGGGCCGCGGCGATCTCGCCGACGTCGCATGGCAGCAACCTGGGA
Proteins encoded in this region:
- a CDS encoding CaiB/BaiF CoA transferase family protein, whose amino-acid sequence is MNALRGVRVVEWATEIAGPYCTKLFADLGAEVIKIEDPDGDPFRRRTFGDRSEDGALFKFLNAGKRSIVGTSLTALEPLIVSADVFVDSLGPEALDREALLRRAPHLVIVALSPYGLTGPYRDRPSTEFTIQAESGTLALRGRPDQPPIQAGGRVFEWVMASYAAVGALGALRRAQLGGQGEIVDCSLLETCHLSASGFADLYHELAGRPPLTLPARQVEIPSIEPTADGWVGFNTNTRQQFESFLAMIGRLDLLDEDPAWALATTRWERREDWNQIVREWTTQRRTDEIVALASDLRIPVSPVNNGQTVLGHPQFAARGVWGTYFDGRFTHPLAPYRIDGRRPSATAGAPPLGEMTEVPAHSRIATAADHAPRLPLEGIRILDATAWWAGPSSTHILAALGAEVIHLESTDHPDGARMAAAAFAAQPQWWERSGMYLATNANKRGLTLDLSSPEGRELLLGLVKCSDILVENFSPRVFDNFAITWEALSEQNSRIVMVRMPAFGLDGPWRNNVGFAQTMEQMTGMAWVTGHEYDQPRIPRGPCDPLAGMHSAFVMLAALRRRDETGQGALIEVSMVESALNAAAEQVVEFTASGNLISRLGNRSRDAAPQGLYPCAGTERWLAISVATDEQWRLLKSALCEPDWANDPALDTHEGRVRAHDVIDKHLEQWAAQHDSSAAAELLIQHGVPAADLADARAGSMHPQLAARGFFECVDHPIVGTHHVPAIPFKYRSVDTWYRSAAPTLGQHSANILGDLLGLDAASIAALTQNRVIGTRPGGLD
- a CDS encoding TetR/AcrR family transcriptional regulator yields the protein MTTGARRRVRDKDGKQRALLEAAAEVFAEAGYAAAATKEIARRADCSEAMLFHYFGDKQGIFEQVVSRQIADLVSEAEEQVVAALPARFEDYVEQLFFARLRLDDRDSGVPGWDISGRALSDPDFSLRVLQPNHARRTAVIAEGVRHYQAAGQISADVDADLFAELLANFIIFTTSLGPRWFGTGESDIRAQIELGSQILAKGVSTSTEPPAKRGGRVQRASKVRAAD
- a CDS encoding NDMA-dependent alcohol dehydrogenase, whose product is MKTKGAVLWGLNEKWSVEEIELDPPQEGELLVEFEATGLCHSDHHIRTGDMLGVSFPLIGGHEGAGVVHEVGPGVRDIAVGDHVVTSFLPACGRCRWCATGRQNLCDYGAIILAGVQADGTFRRRARGRGIGALSGVGSFAQWGVLSEASVVKIDNDVPLSRACLLGCGVTTGWGSAVNTANVSPGDVVLVLGCGGIGSGAIQGARLAGAEQIVVVDIEPSKRDKAFQFGATHFATSMEEATQLVGEITRGVMADSAILTPGLLEGAMINDALNAVRKGGAVVVTALASMSDVTPTLPLTLFTLFQKRLLGSLYGEANPRADIPRLISLYRSGRLLLDETVTTEYKLDDINEAYDDMLAGRNIRGVIIHEH
- a CDS encoding ferredoxin; translation: MKLDVEREMCQGHSRCYAAYPELFDIDDEGTAFVTVEDIPPGWEDRALNAIANCPERAIHIVKESP